A stretch of the Chitinophaga sp. Cy-1792 genome encodes the following:
- a CDS encoding glycoside hydrolase, which produces MKKNHLHQFSLPLLVALFGVSCSKNLADNSLQQINGIKAGIASTTPGVDSANISLNWSQGYQQIDGFGAFAGRATPFFQSLKRDSAMESLWGNTGLQLNMIRGEVMYTFPFNKSTGAVTVKPAGVDIDVDINSAAYTSLTDDQKAQISQLWILKTVKQRYQTPIMFASAWTPPLSMKTNTGNVSGTGFNSLNYNTSSTDFANYIAGFAKSYQNEGVNFYAVSPSNEPENVFSSWPACYWTSGHLGQFVSNNLRPALNAQGLNSVKIISSENAAWGTANSFLSSMDKSNVDILAGHGYVEIGQVILGNKGLNQSPAIWNYATANKPVWMTEASDDSGNYDASMAEGMKLATSMHKFFAECNVNAYVYWLGMLDFQNNEALVCTKSDGSLEFPKTYDVFGQFSRFIHPGYFRFAATVSNNSNIKVSAYKKPATGEYSVVVINTGTVPVNLQLGLTGFSSSSITSYTTSAASSAHWAQGTPVAPGTGGAFSVQVPASSVVTFTGTSI; this is translated from the coding sequence ATGAAAAAAAATCACCTCCACCAGTTCTCTCTGCCCTTACTGGTAGCCCTTTTTGGTGTCAGCTGCTCAAAAAACCTGGCTGACAACTCATTGCAGCAAATCAACGGCATAAAAGCCGGTATCGCCTCCACTACTCCAGGTGTCGACAGCGCTAACATCTCGCTCAACTGGAGTCAGGGTTATCAGCAGATTGATGGCTTTGGCGCTTTTGCTGGCCGTGCCACCCCTTTCTTCCAGTCGCTGAAACGTGATAGCGCCATGGAATCATTATGGGGTAATACCGGCCTGCAGTTAAACATGATCCGCGGCGAAGTGATGTACACTTTTCCGTTTAACAAATCTACCGGCGCAGTAACCGTTAAACCTGCCGGTGTTGATATCGATGTGGATATTAACAGTGCCGCCTATACGTCGCTGACCGACGATCAGAAGGCGCAGATCTCACAGCTGTGGATACTTAAAACAGTGAAGCAACGTTACCAGACACCGATTATGTTTGCCAGTGCCTGGACACCACCCCTCAGCATGAAAACCAATACCGGCAATGTAAGTGGTACCGGTTTTAACAGTCTGAACTACAACACCAGCTCCACCGACTTCGCTAACTACATCGCTGGTTTTGCCAAATCCTATCAGAACGAAGGGGTTAACTTCTATGCAGTATCGCCGAGCAATGAGCCGGAAAACGTTTTCTCCAGCTGGCCTGCCTGCTACTGGACATCCGGACATCTCGGACAATTCGTAAGTAATAACCTGCGTCCTGCATTGAATGCACAGGGACTCAATTCCGTGAAAATCATCTCTTCTGAAAATGCCGCCTGGGGCACTGCCAACAGCTTCCTCAGCAGCATGGACAAAAGCAATGTGGATATCCTCGCAGGTCATGGTTATGTAGAAATCGGACAGGTCATTTTAGGTAACAAGGGATTGAACCAAAGCCCGGCCATCTGGAATTATGCTACCGCCAACAAACCGGTATGGATGACAGAAGCCAGTGATGACAGTGGTAACTACGATGCCTCTATGGCAGAAGGAATGAAGCTGGCAACCAGCATGCATAAATTCTTCGCGGAATGTAACGTGAACGCCTATGTGTATTGGCTGGGTATGCTGGACTTCCAGAATAACGAAGCGCTGGTATGTACCAAAAGCGATGGCAGCCTGGAGTTTCCTAAAACCTACGATGTATTCGGCCAATTCTCCCGTTTTATACATCCGGGTTATTTCCGCTTTGCGGCTACTGTTTCCAACAACAGCAATATCAAAGTTTCGGCTTACAAAAAACCTGCTACCGGTGAATACAGCGTGGTAGTGATTAACACGGGCACTGTACCAGTTAATTTACAACTGGGACTTACCGGGTTCTCCTCTTCTTCTATTACTTCCTATACTACCTCTGCTGCCAGCAGTGCGCATTGGGCACAAGGTACGCCTGTGGCGCCTGGTACCGGTGGTGCATTCAGCGTGCAGGTACCGGCAAGTAGTGTAGTTACATTTACGGGTACATCTATTTAA
- a CDS encoding LytTR family DNA-binding domain-containing protein, whose amino-acid sequence MQLNCIIVEDEPLAAEKTAAFVARVPYLRLLEVFNDSISAWQYLKTQQPDIVFLDIEMEGMTGIEIISLLQKYPHIIITSAYEKYALKGYELNVTDYLLKPFDFSRFLKAVEKVSQQYQDQPAFARDYFFVHTGYKTQKIFYKDVLYIEGMRDYRCVHTLQDKILTLQTFTEFEQLLPPGKICRIHKSYMVATDKVTHIEKGQVGIKDKILPVSETYKQVFYNAIGFKER is encoded by the coding sequence ATGCAGCTTAATTGTATCATAGTAGAAGATGAGCCACTGGCAGCAGAAAAAACTGCTGCCTTTGTGGCGCGTGTACCTTACCTCCGTTTGCTGGAAGTCTTCAACGACAGTATCTCCGCCTGGCAATACCTGAAAACACAGCAGCCGGATATCGTTTTCCTGGATATTGAAATGGAGGGAATGACGGGCATTGAAATCATCTCCCTACTACAAAAATATCCGCATATCATCATTACTTCTGCCTATGAAAAATATGCCCTGAAAGGTTATGAGCTGAATGTTACGGACTACCTGCTCAAGCCTTTCGACTTCTCCCGTTTCCTGAAAGCGGTAGAAAAGGTAAGCCAGCAATACCAGGATCAGCCTGCGTTTGCGCGGGATTATTTCTTTGTACATACCGGTTACAAAACACAAAAAATCTTTTATAAAGATGTGCTGTATATAGAAGGTATGCGTGATTACCGTTGCGTACATACCTTACAGGATAAAATACTTACCCTGCAAACATTCACCGAATTTGAACAGCTGTTGCCGCCGGGAAAAATCTGCCGTATCCATAAATCCTATATGGTGGCCACAGATAAGGTTACCCATATAGAAAAAGGACAGGTAGGGATAAAAGATAAAATACTACCGGTAAGCGAAACCTACAAGCAGGTGTTTTATAACGCAATTGGTTTTAAGGAAAGATAA
- a CDS encoding sensor histidine kinase, which translates to MNSIKMNFFRPLLIWFYWLVAIIPIYAFIAWATQYVSPVREDNVDDYFIMLRKVWALAAIHVTLSRLAYVAGKSVFLTIVNKAPRWTAVVNVAIALAAPFLVALLVARIFFLGALMLGYIGILGYILIVPFAIFGVGMGIRINWREAKQQLLQAEKLNAVTQMELLKAQTSPHFLFNTINNIDALILKDPEKASVYLNKLSGLLRFMLYESATDRVPLATEIRYIAEYIGLQQIRSLNPDFVQLHTTGQMEQLSIAPMIFLPIIENAFKHLPGKTLTNAIAIHVNMTANEIEFVCRNIYQPGKTVATESGGIGMRLITQRLDLIYPQKHELKIDKDDQYFTVQLKMKLDAA; encoded by the coding sequence ATGAACAGTATTAAAATGAATTTTTTCCGGCCGTTATTAATATGGTTTTACTGGCTGGTGGCTATCATTCCCATATATGCATTTATAGCATGGGCAACACAGTACGTATCCCCTGTCAGGGAGGATAATGTAGATGATTATTTCATAATGCTGCGGAAGGTTTGGGCGCTGGCAGCCATCCATGTAACGCTGTCCAGGCTGGCATATGTTGCCGGTAAATCTGTTTTTCTTACCATTGTCAATAAAGCGCCGCGATGGACAGCAGTGGTGAATGTAGCTATTGCATTGGCAGCACCTTTCCTCGTAGCACTATTAGTAGCCCGCATTTTCTTTCTGGGTGCTTTAATGCTGGGTTATATTGGTATCCTTGGCTACATCCTGATAGTTCCTTTTGCCATATTTGGTGTGGGCATGGGTATCCGTATCAATTGGCGGGAAGCAAAACAGCAATTGCTACAGGCCGAAAAGCTGAATGCCGTCACGCAGATGGAGTTGCTGAAAGCACAGACAAGTCCGCATTTCCTTTTTAATACCATCAACAACATCGATGCGCTCATCCTGAAAGACCCGGAAAAAGCTTCTGTTTACCTGAATAAACTATCCGGGCTATTGCGTTTTATGTTGTATGAATCTGCCACAGACCGTGTGCCACTGGCCACTGAGATCAGGTACATAGCAGAATATATCGGGCTGCAGCAGATACGCTCATTGAACCCGGACTTTGTGCAATTACACACCACAGGGCAAATGGAACAGCTGTCTATCGCCCCGATGATCTTCCTGCCGATAATAGAAAATGCATTTAAACATCTCCCCGGAAAAACATTAACCAATGCGATTGCTATCCATGTAAACATGACGGCTAATGAAATTGAGTTTGTATGCCGTAATATTTACCAGCCCGGAAAGACCGTTGCTACTGAGTCTGGCGGCATTGGTATGCGGCTCATCACACAACGGCTGGATCTCATCTATCCGCAAAAACATGAACTGAAAATCGATAAAGATGATCAGTACTTTACCGTACAGCTTAAAATGAAACTCGATGCAGCTTAA
- a CDS encoding peroxiredoxin, translating into MKIIPFVLLLLLSATAFSQTNPPAKNTDPATSAWALRQAQFKAAEGKNYYELTNADSIFQAAGIARPHGACMLSFWFAGCAPCVAEFPELANLTKKYAAENFTLLSLTFENNPVIQQFQEKYNLSFIPKHISEAACNKLAFGGGYPKNIILDASGNIVLISMGGGIDPKGSAMHFAAEIIPAIDKALQQSQDIKATYK; encoded by the coding sequence ATGAAAATAATCCCTTTTGTACTGCTGCTATTGCTTAGTGCTACAGCTTTTTCACAAACCAACCCTCCCGCTAAAAATACCGATCCGGCCACATCAGCATGGGCATTAAGGCAGGCACAATTCAAAGCGGCCGAGGGAAAGAACTATTATGAACTGACAAATGCGGATTCCATATTCCAAGCCGCCGGTATAGCGCGCCCCCACGGTGCCTGTATGCTTAGTTTCTGGTTTGCCGGGTGCGCCCCATGCGTTGCGGAATTCCCGGAACTTGCCAACCTGACAAAAAAATATGCTGCTGAAAATTTCACCCTCCTGTCGCTGACATTTGAAAATAATCCGGTCATCCAGCAGTTCCAGGAGAAATATAACCTTTCATTCATCCCCAAACATATCTCCGAAGCAGCATGCAACAAACTTGCCTTTGGTGGTGGTTATCCAAAAAATATTATTTTAGATGCCAGTGGCAATATCGTGCTGATAAGCATGGGAGGCGGTATCGACCCCAAGGGCTCCGCCATGCATTTCGCAGCTGAAATTATCCCTGCCATTGATAAGGCCCTGCAACAAAGCCAGGATATAAAGGCTACATATAAATAA
- a CDS encoding DUF3800 domain-containing protein, protein MYIDESGDCGLNNSPTNFFVLSAIVIHESRWRSTLESLVKFRRSLKVNKGLFVGEEIHCSEFINKPGPLVRIKRNDRLDILNKCIDWVNDEPYISVFSVSINKQQNPNRDIFEYAWNVLLMRFENTLSYGNFPGVGSSKDMGIVISDNTEGEKLRKLVRKMRHFNTIPNMNQPGARNMKLNYVIEDPILRDSKHSLIHQMNDVTAYFARQMYEPNAYVKKKTAHNFYKRLTKCSLIKITNKNNYGVVEL, encoded by the coding sequence ATGTATATTGACGAAAGCGGGGATTGTGGCTTAAACAATTCTCCAACAAACTTCTTCGTACTCTCCGCAATAGTAATCCATGAAAGCAGATGGCGTTCTACACTTGAAAGTTTGGTAAAATTCAGAAGATCTCTTAAGGTTAACAAGGGACTATTTGTAGGCGAAGAAATCCATTGCAGTGAATTTATTAATAAACCTGGGCCATTGGTCAGAATTAAAAGAAATGATCGGTTAGATATCCTTAATAAGTGTATTGATTGGGTCAACGACGAGCCATACATAAGTGTTTTTTCGGTAAGCATAAATAAGCAGCAGAACCCAAACCGGGATATTTTTGAATATGCCTGGAATGTTTTACTCATGCGATTTGAGAACACTTTATCTTATGGCAACTTTCCCGGAGTTGGAAGTAGTAAGGATATGGGAATTGTTATCTCAGACAATACAGAAGGAGAAAAGCTCCGAAAACTCGTACGCAAAATGAGGCATTTTAATACTATTCCAAATATGAATCAACCGGGAGCCAGAAATATGAAATTGAATTATGTAATTGAAGATCCAATTTTACGAGATTCCAAGCATTCATTGATTCACCAGATGAATGATGTTACGGCCTACTTTGCCAGGCAAATGTATGAGCCGAATGCTTATGTAAAGAAAAAGACAGCTCATAATTTTTATAAAAGATTAACGAAATGTTCCTTAATAAAAATTACGAATAAGAATAACTACGGGGTCGTTGAGTTATAG
- a CDS encoding NUDIX hydrolase: MKKYSQQTRILLAVDCIIFGFDGQELKVLLIKRGFEPFKGQWSLLGGFVQANESAEDAAARQLKALSGLDGVYMEQLHIFSDPNRDTVERTVSVAFTALIDIKKYKAQIHDDFHAEWFPLNQHPELIFDHQTMVNKAKDLLRYKATLQPILLELMPVRFTLTQLQCLYESVFDQQFDKGNFSRKLLSTALLVKLTDKDKLNSKKGAFYYRIDKKNYKRAMMASQLPGM, encoded by the coding sequence ATGAAGAAATATTCGCAGCAAACAAGGATACTGCTTGCAGTTGATTGTATCATATTTGGTTTTGACGGACAGGAATTAAAAGTACTGTTAATTAAACGTGGCTTTGAACCTTTCAAAGGCCAGTGGAGCCTGCTGGGGGGCTTTGTGCAGGCAAATGAAAGCGCCGAAGATGCGGCGGCGCGCCAGCTAAAAGCCCTCAGCGGACTCGATGGGGTTTATATGGAGCAGTTGCATATTTTCAGTGACCCCAACCGCGATACGGTAGAACGCACGGTGTCCGTTGCCTTTACCGCTTTAATTGATATCAAAAAGTATAAAGCACAGATCCACGACGATTTCCATGCAGAATGGTTCCCGCTGAACCAGCATCCGGAGCTGATCTTCGACCATCAGACGATGGTAAACAAAGCGAAAGACCTCTTACGTTATAAGGCTACCCTGCAGCCTATTCTGCTGGAGCTCATGCCGGTGCGCTTTACGTTGACCCAACTGCAATGCCTCTACGAATCGGTATTCGATCAGCAGTTCGACAAAGGTAATTTCAGCCGTAAACTGTTGTCTACCGCCTTGCTGGTGAAACTAACGGACAAGGATAAACTCAATTCCAAGAAAGGAGCTTTCTATTACAGAATAGACAAAAAGAATTATAAACGCGCCATGATGGCGAGTCAGCTACCTGGGATGTAA
- a CDS encoding glycoside hydrolase family 97 protein, producing the protein MKKYIFLISTWLVCCIAAKAQQLKSPDQKFVMNFALLKDGTPTYELTFKGKEVIKQSELGLELKDDAQSLLHNFSVTDTKNTTFDETWNPVWGEVKSIRNQYNEMAVTLQQQGTDRQIIIRFRLFNDGLGFRYEFPAQKNLTYFIIKEEHTQFAMTGDHTAFWIPGDYDTQEYDYTTSKLSEIRGLMPKAVTPNVSQTTFSPTGVQTSLMMKTADGIYINLHEAALIDYSCMHLNLDDKNFVFQSWLTPDAQGNKGHLQAPCKSPWRTIIVSDDARDILASKMTYNLNDPSKISNTSWIKPTKYVGVWWEMITGRSTWAYTDQFSTVQLGTTDYAKAVPNGKHGANTANVKKYIDFAAENGFDAVLVEGWNVGWEDWFGNSKDYVFDFVTPYPDFDVKGLEAYAKSKGVKIIMHHETSGSVRNYERHMDTAYKFMKENGYDAVKSGYVGNMLPRGEHHYSQWMLNHYLYAVEKAADYQIMVNAHEAVRPTGIARTYPNMIGNESARGTEYQSFGGNKPNHVTVLPFTRLIGGPMDYTPGIFEMDISKMNPDNHSHVNSTLANQLALYVTMYSPLQMAADIPENYMRFKDAFQFIKDVAVDWDDSKYLEAEPGQYITVARKAKGTGNWFVGSVQGDNARTSNISLDFLEAGKKYTATIYADAKGAHYKTNPQAYTIRKVAVTSKTKLSTNCAPGGGYAISITPAQ; encoded by the coding sequence ATGAAGAAGTACATTTTTCTGATTTCCACGTGGCTAGTGTGTTGTATCGCTGCAAAAGCACAGCAGCTTAAATCTCCCGATCAAAAATTTGTCATGAACTTCGCCCTGCTGAAAGACGGCACTCCTACCTATGAGCTGACTTTCAAAGGTAAAGAAGTAATCAAACAGAGCGAACTCGGACTGGAACTTAAAGACGATGCGCAATCCCTGCTGCATAACTTTTCCGTAACTGATACGAAAAACACCACTTTCGACGAAACCTGGAACCCGGTATGGGGTGAAGTGAAATCCATCCGCAACCAGTACAATGAAATGGCGGTAACCCTTCAGCAACAAGGCACCGACAGACAAATCATCATCCGCTTCCGCCTCTTCAACGACGGTCTCGGATTCCGTTACGAATTCCCGGCTCAGAAAAATCTGACCTACTTCATCATTAAAGAAGAGCATACACAGTTTGCCATGACCGGCGACCATACTGCCTTCTGGATCCCTGGTGACTACGACACCCAGGAATACGACTACACCACTTCCAAACTGAGTGAAATCCGTGGCCTGATGCCTAAAGCGGTAACGCCTAACGTATCCCAGACCACCTTCTCTCCTACCGGTGTACAAACATCTTTAATGATGAAAACAGCCGATGGCATCTACATCAACCTGCATGAGGCGGCACTCATCGACTACTCCTGCATGCACCTCAACCTGGACGACAAAAACTTCGTGTTCCAATCCTGGCTGACACCTGATGCACAAGGCAATAAAGGTCACCTGCAGGCGCCCTGCAAATCGCCATGGCGCACCATCATCGTTTCTGATGATGCCCGCGATATCCTCGCCAGCAAAATGACCTATAACCTGAACGATCCTTCTAAAATTTCCAATACCTCCTGGATCAAACCTACCAAATACGTAGGCGTATGGTGGGAAATGATCACTGGCAGAAGCACCTGGGCTTATACAGACCAATTCTCCACTGTTCAGCTCGGCACTACCGACTATGCGAAAGCTGTTCCTAACGGTAAACATGGCGCCAACACTGCTAATGTGAAAAAATATATCGACTTCGCTGCTGAAAACGGCTTCGACGCGGTACTGGTAGAAGGATGGAATGTAGGCTGGGAAGACTGGTTCGGCAATTCCAAAGACTATGTTTTTGACTTCGTTACACCATATCCTGACTTTGATGTAAAAGGCCTGGAAGCCTACGCTAAATCCAAAGGCGTGAAAATCATCATGCACCACGAAACGTCCGGCTCTGTAAGGAACTACGAACGTCACATGGATACTGCCTATAAGTTCATGAAAGAAAATGGCTATGATGCAGTAAAAAGCGGCTATGTTGGCAATATGCTCCCACGCGGCGAACACCACTACAGCCAATGGATGCTGAACCACTACCTGTATGCCGTTGAAAAAGCAGCCGACTACCAGATCATGGTTAATGCTCACGAAGCGGTTCGCCCTACCGGTATTGCACGTACCTACCCTAATATGATCGGTAATGAGTCTGCCAGAGGTACCGAATACCAATCCTTCGGCGGTAATAAACCCAATCACGTAACTGTACTGCCTTTCACCCGCCTGATCGGTGGTCCGATGGACTATACGCCTGGTATCTTCGAAATGGATATCAGCAAAATGAATCCTGACAACCACTCTCACGTAAACAGCACCCTCGCCAACCAGCTGGCACTGTATGTTACCATGTACAGCCCATTGCAGATGGCAGCGGATATTCCTGAGAACTACATGCGCTTTAAAGATGCATTCCAGTTCATTAAAGATGTAGCCGTAGACTGGGACGACAGCAAATACCTGGAAGCAGAACCAGGCCAGTATATCACGGTAGCACGTAAAGCGAAAGGTACCGGTAACTGGTTTGTAGGCAGCGTTCAGGGCGACAATGCACGTACTTCCAATATCAGCCTCGACTTCCTCGAAGCTGGTAAAAAGTACACTGCTACCATCTACGCAGATGCAAAAGGTGCACATTATAAAACTAACCCGCAGGCATATACGATCCGTAAAGTTGCTGTTACCAGCAAAACCAAACTCTCTACGAATTGCGCGCCAGGCGGCGGTTATGCTATCAGCATCACTCCTGCACAGTAA